One genomic segment of Aquamicrobium lusatiense includes these proteins:
- the glpX gene encoding class II fructose-bisphosphatase: MNAADKISAGLDRVLTMELVRVTERAAVAAARLRGRGDEKAADQVAVDAMRTELNRLAIKGTVVIGEGERDEAPMLYIGEEVGTGNGPEVDIALDPLEGTTICAKNLPNALAVVALAEKGSLLNAPDVYMEKIAIGPGYAADVIDIDAPPAENIARLAKAKGVPVSEITACILDRPRHVAIIEAVRATGAAIRLIGDGDVAGVIHTTDPDETGIDIYMGTGGAPEGVLAAAALRCIGGQIQGRLILDTREKVERAARMGVSDPRKVYRAEEMARGDVLFAATGVTDGNMLSGVKFASNYITTHTIVLRSSSRTVREIKARHQDLDKF; this comes from the coding sequence ATGAATGCGGCAGACAAGATCAGTGCGGGCCTTGACCGGGTTCTGACCATGGAACTGGTGCGCGTTACCGAGCGTGCGGCGGTGGCTGCGGCCAGGCTTCGCGGACGCGGCGACGAGAAGGCCGCCGATCAGGTTGCCGTGGATGCGATGCGCACCGAGCTGAACCGCCTTGCCATCAAGGGCACGGTGGTGATCGGCGAGGGCGAACGCGACGAGGCGCCGATGCTCTACATCGGCGAGGAAGTCGGAACCGGCAATGGTCCTGAAGTCGACATCGCTCTCGATCCACTGGAAGGCACGACGATCTGCGCCAAGAACCTGCCCAACGCGCTCGCCGTCGTGGCGCTGGCCGAAAAGGGCAGCCTGCTCAACGCCCCCGACGTCTACATGGAAAAGATCGCCATCGGTCCTGGCTATGCGGCTGACGTGATCGACATCGACGCGCCGCCGGCCGAGAACATCGCCCGCCTCGCCAAGGCCAAGGGCGTGCCGGTTTCCGAGATCACCGCCTGCATTCTCGACCGTCCGCGCCATGTCGCGATCATCGAGGCCGTGCGCGCCACGGGTGCCGCCATCCGCCTGATCGGCGACGGCGACGTGGCCGGTGTCATTCACACCACCGATCCCGACGAGACCGGCATCGACATCTATATGGGCACCGGCGGTGCGCCTGAGGGGGTGCTCGCGGCTGCCGCGCTGCGCTGCATCGGCGGCCAGATTCAGGGCCGCCTTATTCTGGACACGCGGGAAAAGGTCGAGCGCGCCGCCCGCATGGGCGTCAGCGATCCGCGCAAGGTCTATCGCGCCGAGGAAATGGCGCGCGGCGACGTGCTGTTCGCCGCAACCGGCGTCACCGATGGCAACATGCTGTCGGGCGTGAAGTTCGCCAGCAACTACATCACCACGCACACCATCGTGCTGCGCTCGTCCTCGCGCACCGTGCGCGAGATCAAGGCGCGCCATCAGGATCTGGACAAGTTCTGA
- a CDS encoding PHA/PHB synthase family protein: MSEKAGQGKGESDNHSSIEQYLVKDPELFALNLARMIEQAGKAASAWVEPREKGEVRDHMAEPVADMVKTFSKLSEYWLSDPQRALEAQTRLFAAYMDVWSKAIQRLNTTPDTPQVEDAVKPERGDKRFQDPEWGRNAFFDFLKQTYLVTSRWAADLVHQTEGLDEHTRQKANFYVKQVSAAMSPSNFLFTNPELFRETMASHGENLVRGMKMLAEDIAAGKGELRLRQSDYKRFSIGENIAVTPGKVVGRSDVAEIIQYAPSTDKVLKRPLLICPPWINKFYILDLNPEKSFIRWATEQGHSVFVISWVNPDERHGAKNWEAYIREGLQYGLDTIEKETGEREVNAIGYCVGGTLLSAALALMAQEGDHRVRSVTFFTTQVDFTHAGDLKVFVDEDQISALERAMQEKGYLDGTRMATAFNMLRSSDLIWPYVVNNYMRGKDPMPFDLLYWNADSTRMTAANHSFYLRNCYLENNLSAGRMQLAGRTISLADISIPVYNLAAKEDHIAPARSVFLGCKFFGGDVEYVMAGSGHIAGVINPPHLNKYQYWTGGKPEGDFDKWFAHAKETPGSWWPHWHGWIESQDADRVDARLPGQRIQPLDEAPGTYVRVRV; this comes from the coding sequence ATGTCCGAAAAAGCGGGCCAAGGCAAAGGCGAAAGCGACAATCATTCCTCCATCGAGCAATATCTGGTGAAGGATCCTGAGCTTTTCGCGCTCAATCTCGCCCGCATGATCGAACAGGCCGGCAAGGCAGCCTCGGCATGGGTGGAGCCTCGCGAAAAAGGCGAGGTTCGCGACCACATGGCCGAGCCGGTGGCCGACATGGTGAAAACCTTCTCCAAGCTCAGCGAATACTGGCTTTCCGATCCGCAGCGGGCGCTGGAGGCGCAGACGCGCCTGTTTGCCGCTTATATGGACGTGTGGAGCAAGGCCATCCAGCGCCTGAACACGACGCCTGACACGCCGCAGGTCGAGGATGCCGTAAAGCCGGAGCGCGGCGACAAGCGCTTTCAGGACCCTGAGTGGGGCCGCAACGCCTTTTTCGATTTTCTCAAGCAGACATATCTTGTCACGTCGCGATGGGCTGCCGATCTCGTGCACCAGACAGAAGGGCTGGACGAACACACGCGGCAGAAGGCCAATTTCTACGTCAAACAGGTTTCGGCAGCCATGTCGCCGTCGAATTTTCTGTTCACGAACCCCGAACTGTTCCGCGAAACCATGGCCTCACATGGAGAGAACCTCGTTCGCGGCATGAAGATGCTGGCCGAGGACATCGCCGCCGGCAAAGGCGAACTCAGACTGCGGCAGTCGGACTACAAGCGCTTCTCGATCGGCGAGAACATCGCCGTCACGCCGGGCAAGGTGGTGGGCCGAAGCGACGTCGCCGAAATCATCCAGTACGCGCCCTCGACCGACAAGGTGCTGAAGCGGCCGCTGCTGATCTGCCCGCCATGGATCAACAAGTTCTATATTCTCGACCTGAATCCCGAAAAATCCTTTATCCGCTGGGCCACGGAGCAGGGTCACAGCGTGTTCGTCATCTCATGGGTGAACCCGGACGAACGCCACGGTGCCAAGAACTGGGAGGCCTATATCAGAGAAGGCCTGCAATACGGGCTGGACACAATAGAGAAGGAAACCGGCGAGCGTGAAGTCAATGCCATCGGCTATTGCGTCGGCGGCACCCTGCTTTCGGCCGCGCTGGCCCTCATGGCGCAGGAAGGCGACCACCGGGTACGTTCCGTGACCTTCTTCACAACGCAGGTCGACTTCACCCATGCCGGCGACCTCAAGGTGTTCGTCGATGAGGATCAGATCAGCGCGCTGGAACGCGCCATGCAGGAAAAGGGTTATCTGGACGGCACCCGGATGGCGACGGCCTTCAACATGTTGCGCTCCAGCGACCTCATCTGGCCCTATGTCGTAAACAATTACATGCGCGGCAAAGACCCTATGCCCTTCGACCTGCTGTACTGGAACGCCGATTCCACGCGCATGACGGCGGCCAACCACTCCTTCTATCTGCGCAACTGCTATCTGGAGAACAATCTTTCAGCGGGACGTATGCAGCTTGCCGGCCGCACCATATCGCTCGCCGACATCAGCATCCCCGTCTATAATCTGGCGGCCAAGGAAGATCACATCGCCCCTGCCCGGTCCGTTTTCCTCGGCTGCAAATTCTTCGGCGGCGATGTGGAATATGTGATGGCAGGGTCGGGCCATATCGCCGGCGTGATCAATCCGCCGCATCTCAACAAGTACCAGTACTGGACCGGCGGCAAGCCCGAAGGCGATTTCGACAAATGGTTCGCGCATGCCAAGGAAACCCCGGGTTCCTGGTGGCCGCACTGGCACGGATGGATCGAAAGCCAGGATGCGGATCGCGTGGATGCCCGCCTTCCCGGACAGCGGATTCAGCCTCTGGATGAGGCGCCCGGCACATATGTCCGTGTGCGTGTGTAA
- a CDS encoding alkylphosphonate utilization protein — translation MTDIVVRDSNGNQLNEGDSVTLIKDLKVKGTSETIKRGTMVKNIRLNGNPGEIEANTKQVKGLVLKTEFVRKA, via the coding sequence ATGACCGACATCGTGGTTCGTGACAGCAACGGAAACCAGCTCAATGAAGGCGACAGCGTCACCCTCATCAAGGACCTGAAGGTCAAGGGCACGTCGGAAACCATCAAGCGCGGCACGATGGTCAAGAACATCCGCCTGAACGGCAATCCGGGCGAGATCGAAGCCAATACCAAGCAGGTCAAGGGTCTGGTCCTGAAGACCGAATTCGTCAGGAAGGCGTGA
- a CDS encoding homoserine dehydrogenase: MAEALRVGIAGLGTVGASVARVLAEKAAELTRQCGRDIIVSAVSARDASRDRGVDLSGAKWFDDPVDLACNADIDVFVELIGGEEGAARASVTAALEAGRHVVTANKALLSRHGVELAGIAEERGILLNYEAAVAGGIPVIKTMREAMAGNTVSRVFGILNGTCNYILTRMEAEGLSFEDCLKDAQRLGYAEADPTFDIEGNDTAHKLSILTSLAFGSRIAPDDIYLEGISNITQADIRAASELGYRIKLLGVAQRTETGIEQRVHPTMVPTASVIAQVHGVTNAVAIETDILGELLLSGPGAGGNATASAVIGDIADIAKSRPGFQHGPVFGRPAKELHPYVRARMRTHEGGYFIRLTVHDRAGVFAAVATRMAENEISLESIVQHANGANPETQKTVILVTHETTEAAVRRAVEGIVADGHLVDKPQVIRIERAG, translated from the coding sequence ATGGCTGAAGCATTGCGCGTTGGAATAGCTGGCCTCGGCACCGTGGGTGCCTCGGTCGCACGGGTTCTGGCGGAAAAGGCCGCTGAACTCACTCGCCAATGCGGCCGGGACATTATTGTCAGCGCGGTGTCAGCGCGCGATGCCAGCCGTGACCGCGGCGTCGATCTTTCGGGCGCGAAATGGTTCGATGATCCGGTGGACCTCGCATGCAATGCCGATATCGACGTTTTCGTCGAACTGATCGGCGGGGAAGAGGGCGCAGCCCGCGCCAGCGTCACCGCCGCACTCGAAGCCGGCCGTCATGTCGTCACGGCAAACAAGGCTCTCCTCTCCCGTCACGGCGTGGAACTGGCGGGCATTGCGGAAGAGCGCGGCATTCTCCTCAACTACGAGGCGGCAGTCGCCGGCGGCATTCCGGTCATCAAGACCATGCGCGAGGCCATGGCCGGCAATACGGTCAGCCGGGTGTTCGGCATCCTGAACGGCACCTGCAACTACATCCTTACCCGCATGGAAGCGGAAGGCCTGTCCTTCGAGGACTGCCTGAAGGACGCGCAGCGCCTTGGCTATGCCGAGGCCGATCCGACCTTCGACATCGAAGGCAACGACACCGCGCACAAGCTGTCGATCCTCACCAGCCTTGCCTTCGGCAGCCGTATCGCTCCCGACGACATTTATCTCGAAGGCATCTCCAATATCACCCAGGCCGACATCCGCGCTGCCAGCGAACTCGGCTATCGCATTAAGCTGCTGGGCGTTGCCCAGCGCACCGAAACCGGCATCGAGCAGCGCGTGCACCCGACCATGGTGCCGACGGCATCGGTCATCGCACAGGTGCATGGCGTCACCAACGCGGTGGCGATCGAGACGGATATTCTGGGTGAATTGCTGTTGTCCGGCCCCGGTGCCGGCGGCAACGCCACGGCGTCCGCCGTCATCGGCGACATTGCCGACATCGCCAAGAGCCGTCCGGGGTTCCAGCATGGGCCGGTGTTCGGGCGCCCGGCGAAGGAACTGCATCCTTATGTCAGGGCGCGCATGCGCACGCATGAGGGCGGCTATTTCATCCGCCTGACCGTGCATGACCGCGCCGGTGTCTTCGCCGCCGTCGCCACGCGCATGGCCGAGAACGAGATTTCTCTGGAATCCATTGTCCAGCACGCCAACGGCGCCAACCCTGAAACGCAGAAGACCGTCATCCTCGTCACCCACGAGACCACGGAAGCGGCGGTGCGCAGGGCCGTGGAAGGTATCGTCGCGGATGGACATCTGGTCGACAAGCCGCAGGTGATCCGTATCGAACGGGCCGGATAG
- a CDS encoding LL-diaminopimelate aminotransferase, with the protein MEEFHKVRRLPPYVFEQVNRLKAAARARGADIIDLGMGNPDLPTPKAIVDKLCEVVRDPRTHRYSSSRGIPGLRKAQANYYARRFGVKLDPDTQVVATLGSKEGFANMAQAITAPGDVVLCPDPTYPIHAFGFIMSGGVIRSMQVEPNDDFIPALERGVRHSIPKPLALILNYPSNPTALVASLDFYKDVVAFAKNNDIIILSDLAYSEIYFDGNPPPSVLEVPGAMDCTVEFTSMSKTFSMPGWRMGFAVGNERLISALTRVKSYLDYGAFTPIQVAATAALNGDGSDIAEVREVYHKRRDVMVDAFTRAGWPIPAPAASMFAWAPIPEKYRHLGSLEFSKLLIEHADVAVAPGVGFGEHGDDFVRVALVENEHRIRQAARNIKRFLSMDAAQFQNVVPLSAHR; encoded by the coding sequence ATGGAAGAATTTCATAAAGTCCGCCGCCTTCCACCTTACGTGTTCGAGCAGGTCAACCGCCTGAAGGCGGCCGCGCGAGCCCGTGGCGCGGACATTATCGACCTTGGCATGGGCAATCCCGATCTGCCGACGCCGAAGGCGATCGTCGACAAGCTGTGCGAGGTCGTTCGCGATCCGCGCACGCATCGTTATTCCTCCTCGCGCGGAATTCCGGGTCTCAGGAAGGCGCAGGCCAATTACTATGCCCGCCGCTTCGGCGTGAAGCTCGATCCCGACACGCAGGTCGTGGCCACGCTCGGCTCCAAGGAGGGCTTCGCCAATATGGCGCAGGCCATCACCGCGCCGGGCGATGTCGTGCTGTGCCCGGATCCGACCTATCCGATCCATGCCTTCGGTTTCATCATGTCCGGCGGCGTCATCCGCTCGATGCAGGTCGAGCCGAATGATGACTTCATTCCGGCGCTGGAGCGTGGCGTTCGCCATTCGATCCCGAAGCCGCTGGCTCTGATCCTGAACTATCCGTCGAACCCGACGGCGCTGGTCGCCTCGCTCGACTTCTATAAGGATGTGGTCGCCTTCGCGAAGAATAACGACATCATCATCCTCTCCGATCTCGCCTATTCGGAAATCTATTTCGACGGCAACCCGCCGCCTTCCGTGTTGGAGGTTCCGGGCGCGATGGACTGCACCGTGGAGTTCACCTCCATGTCGAAGACCTTCTCCATGCCCGGCTGGCGCATGGGCTTCGCCGTCGGCAACGAACGGCTGATCTCGGCACTGACCCGGGTGAAATCCTATCTCGACTATGGCGCCTTCACCCCCATTCAGGTGGCCGCGACCGCGGCACTCAATGGCGACGGTTCCGACATCGCCGAGGTGCGCGAAGTCTATCACAAGCGCCGCGACGTGATGGTGGACGCCTTCACGCGCGCCGGCTGGCCGATTCCAGCGCCCGCGGCCTCGATGTTTGCGTGGGCTCCCATTCCGGAGAAGTATCGGCATCTCGGCTCTCTGGAATTCTCCAAGCTCCTGATCGAACACGCCGATGTCGCCGTCGCTCCCGGTGTCGGGTTCGGCGAACATGGCGATGACTTCGTTCGCGTGGCGCTGGTCGAAAACGAGCATCGCATCCGTCAGGCAGCGCGCAACATCAAGCGCTTCCTGTCCATGGACGCCGCTCAATTTCAAAATGTGGTTCCGCTTTCAGCCCATCGCTGA
- the recJ gene encoding single-stranded-DNA-specific exonuclease RecJ: protein MADKRLFLDVRRSATGIFWEHRLSDRQDMIALAIAQGHGVPDIVARVLAGRGVQAADAARFLDPTIRDLLPDPASLTDMEQAASRIADAVTRKEKVAIFGDYDVDGAASSALLKRFLAHFGVESEIYIPDRIFEGYGPNPDAMRELVARGASLIVTVDCGTNSAASIDAAKEAGADVVVIDHHQVGGALPQGVAVVNPNRDDDLSGQGHLCAAGVVFLTLVQVAKVLRQRLAGSAQPNLLGLLDLVALATVCDVVPLVGVNRAFVVRGLQIMRQQSNVGLAALAKLSRIGEPINAFHLGFLIGPRINAGGRIGDAALGSRLLATDDPVEAQSIAETLDRLNQERQAMETEMLAQARAEADAELAGGNGPAVLVTADPSWHPGIVGLLASRLKDHARRPAFAIAFNPNGIGTGSGRSVPGFDLGRMVREAVEAGLLVKGGGHAMAAGITVEKEKLGALRAFFEERAAADVFRLQDQESLLIDAALAAEGATLQLLDTLEKAGPYGTGHVAPVFALPRHRLVDARLVGANHIRAELRSDSGGRIQGIAFRAADTALGDFLFRNRGQTIHTAGSLSSNYWNGNRSAQFRIIDAAES from the coding sequence ATGGCCGACAAGCGTCTTTTCCTCGATGTCCGGCGTTCCGCGACGGGCATCTTCTGGGAACACCGGCTGAGCGACCGCCAGGACATGATTGCTCTGGCGATCGCTCAGGGGCACGGCGTTCCCGATATCGTGGCGCGGGTGCTGGCCGGGCGCGGTGTGCAGGCTGCCGATGCTGCGCGCTTCCTCGACCCGACGATCCGAGACCTGCTTCCCGACCCTGCCTCGCTGACCGACATGGAGCAGGCGGCCAGCCGCATCGCCGATGCCGTGACACGCAAGGAAAAAGTGGCCATCTTCGGCGACTATGACGTCGATGGCGCTGCCTCTTCCGCCCTGCTGAAGCGCTTTCTCGCGCATTTCGGCGTCGAATCCGAAATCTACATTCCAGACCGCATTTTCGAGGGCTACGGCCCCAATCCGGATGCGATGCGCGAACTGGTGGCCCGCGGCGCTTCGCTGATCGTGACCGTCGACTGCGGCACCAACAGTGCCGCCTCAATCGACGCGGCGAAGGAAGCCGGCGCCGATGTCGTGGTGATCGACCACCATCAGGTTGGCGGCGCGCTGCCGCAGGGCGTGGCGGTGGTCAACCCAAACCGGGACGATGACCTTTCGGGGCAGGGGCATCTGTGCGCCGCAGGCGTCGTGTTCCTGACACTTGTGCAGGTTGCGAAAGTGCTGCGCCAGCGACTTGCCGGAAGCGCGCAGCCGAACCTGCTGGGTCTGCTCGATCTGGTCGCGCTGGCGACGGTCTGCGATGTCGTGCCTCTGGTAGGGGTGAACCGGGCCTTCGTGGTCAGGGGGCTGCAGATCATGCGCCAGCAGTCCAATGTGGGGCTTGCAGCACTGGCGAAACTGTCCCGCATCGGCGAGCCGATCAACGCCTTCCATCTCGGCTTCCTCATCGGACCGCGCATCAATGCCGGCGGGCGCATCGGCGATGCCGCGCTGGGCAGCCGGCTGCTGGCAACCGACGACCCGGTCGAGGCACAATCGATCGCGGAAACGCTCGACCGCCTCAATCAGGAGCGGCAGGCGATGGAAACCGAGATGCTGGCGCAGGCTCGCGCCGAGGCGGACGCCGAGCTGGCTGGCGGCAATGGCCCTGCTGTTCTCGTTACGGCCGATCCGTCATGGCATCCGGGCATTGTCGGGCTTCTCGCCTCGCGCCTGAAGGATCACGCGCGCCGGCCTGCCTTTGCCATCGCCTTCAATCCAAATGGCATCGGCACCGGGTCGGGTCGCTCGGTTCCGGGTTTCGACCTCGGGCGCATGGTGCGCGAGGCGGTGGAGGCGGGGCTGCTGGTCAAGGGCGGCGGCCATGCCATGGCGGCAGGCATCACTGTAGAGAAGGAAAAGCTCGGCGCGCTGCGCGCCTTCTTCGAGGAGCGGGCGGCGGCCGATGTCTTCCGGCTTCAGGATCAGGAAAGTCTGCTGATCGACGCAGCCCTTGCTGCCGAAGGCGCAACGCTGCAACTGCTCGACACCCTGGAAAAGGCAGGACCATACGGCACCGGCCATGTCGCGCCGGTGTTCGCGCTGCCGCGTCACAGGCTGGTCGATGCGCGGCTGGTGGGCGCAAACCACATCCGGGCAGAACTGCGCTCGGATAGCGGCGGTCGCATTCAGGGCATCGCCTTTCGCGCCGCCGACACCGCACTTGGCGATTTCCTGTTCAGGAACCGCGGGCAGACCATTCATACGGCAGGTTCGCTGTCGTCAAACTACTGGAACGGCAACCGCAGCGCCCAGTTCAGGATCATCGACGCCGCAGAATCGTAA
- a CDS encoding BrnA antitoxin family protein: MSIREKRFSIVLDPTNLWTVWDGEEETPAVFGDRVLCSLSESEARSACDVLNAIDERRRWRRPSPVPQEGMRMENVLDPEVVAKFKATGPGWQSRINELLRQAKI; the protein is encoded by the coding sequence ATGTCGATTCGCGAGAAACGATTCAGTATCGTCCTTGATCCCACCAATCTGTGGACTGTGTGGGATGGCGAGGAAGAGACGCCGGCGGTGTTCGGCGACAGGGTGCTGTGCAGCCTCTCCGAAAGCGAGGCGCGCTCGGCATGTGATGTTCTTAACGCCATTGATGAGCGCCGCCGCTGGCGCCGCCCCAGCCCTGTGCCGCAGGAGGGAATGCGCATGGAAAATGTGCTGGATCCGGAGGTGGTGGCCAAGTTCAAGGCCACCGGTCCCGGCTGGCAGTCGCGTATCAACGAGTTGCTGCGTCAGGCGAAGATCTGA
- a CDS encoding patatin family protein: MLEWASLRGKPQVSEANGLSSASGSADPFPPPAKGIALALGGGCARGWAHIGVLRALDEAGIEISMIAGTSIGALVGGCYLAGKLDELEEFARSLTKRRIFGLLDITFRGSGLFGGLKLDARLREHLNGTRFEDLPKPFVGVAAEIHSGHEIWLWKGSLITAMRSSYALPGIFAPVQCNGRLLVDGALVNPVPVSVCRAYEQPAVVAVNLSSDNFGRAAVIRHDAGNGATDASAHAAEQTSAHDARLGITGVMFEAFNIIQDRISRSRLAGDPPDLSLQPRLSHIGLADFHRASEAIDLGYEAAMANVEQLRRLQSALV, encoded by the coding sequence ATGCTCGAATGGGCGTCATTACGTGGCAAACCACAGGTCAGCGAAGCCAACGGGCTCTCGTCGGCCAGCGGCTCCGCAGATCCCTTTCCACCTCCTGCAAAAGGCATTGCGCTGGCACTCGGCGGCGGCTGCGCGCGCGGCTGGGCGCATATCGGCGTGCTGCGCGCGCTGGACGAAGCCGGCATCGAGATCTCCATGATCGCCGGCACCTCCATCGGCGCGCTGGTGGGCGGCTGCTACCTTGCAGGCAAGCTGGATGAACTCGAAGAGTTCGCCCGCAGCCTCACCAAGCGCCGCATTTTCGGCCTGCTCGACATCACCTTTCGCGGCAGCGGCCTGTTCGGCGGGCTGAAGCTCGATGCGCGCCTGCGCGAGCATCTCAACGGAACGCGTTTCGAGGATCTTCCCAAACCCTTCGTCGGCGTCGCGGCGGAAATTCACAGCGGGCACGAAATCTGGCTCTGGAAAGGCTCGCTGATCACCGCGATGCGCTCCTCCTATGCCCTGCCCGGCATATTCGCGCCGGTGCAGTGCAACGGACGGCTGCTGGTGGATGGCGCGCTGGTCAATCCGGTGCCGGTGTCGGTGTGCCGCGCCTACGAGCAGCCGGCGGTGGTTGCCGTCAATCTCAGTTCCGACAATTTCGGCCGCGCGGCCGTGATCCGCCATGACGCCGGAAACGGAGCGACCGACGCTTCCGCCCATGCGGCCGAGCAGACTTCGGCGCATGACGCGCGGCTTGGCATTACCGGCGTGATGTTCGAGGCCTTCAACATCATTCAGGATCGCATTTCGCGGTCACGGCTTGCAGGCGACCCGCCCGATCTGTCGCTGCAACCGAGGCTCAGTCATATCGGGCTGGCCGATTTCCATCGCGCCAGCGAGGCCATAGATCTCGGCTACGAAGCCGCCATGGCAAATGTGGAGCAGCTCAGGCGGCTGCAAAGCGCGCTGGTCTGA
- a CDS encoding DUF6074 family protein gives MADLIPFPLHSRTRLIRSLVDDLKVVHGPAANLFWRERIAGIVREMRGAGLSDDAIRTEILGLQDAVQAELQGSYLQQRDGTA, from the coding sequence ATGGCTGACTTGATTCCTTTCCCCCTTCATTCCCGCACCCGGCTTATCCGGTCCCTCGTTGACGACCTCAAGGTCGTGCACGGCCCTGCGGCCAATCTGTTCTGGCGCGAGCGCATTGCCGGCATCGTTCGTGAAATGCGGGGAGCCGGTCTCAGTGACGATGCAATCCGCACCGAGATACTTGGCTTGCAGGATGCGGTTCAGGCGGAGCTTCAGGGAAGCTACCTGCAACAGCGCGATGGTACGGCCTGA
- a CDS encoding DUF982 domain-containing protein, with protein sequence MSTRTFDSPVFVKQSSGLIQEIACLEDALEFLYEWPGERRGPIHATALRACQKAFETDYPLAAARAAFVGFAKSSRILEDITTTMPWSQVNSSTAGSARGA encoded by the coding sequence ATGAGCACAAGGACGTTCGACAGCCCCGTTTTCGTCAAGCAAAGCAGCGGGCTTATACAGGAGATCGCATGCCTCGAAGATGCACTCGAATTTCTATACGAGTGGCCGGGCGAACGGCGTGGCCCCATCCATGCCACAGCGCTGCGTGCCTGCCAGAAAGCCTTCGAAACGGACTATCCGCTTGCCGCGGCACGCGCCGCATTCGTTGGCTTCGCAAAATCCAGTCGAATCCTCGAAGACATCACCACAACCATGCCGTGGTCTCAGGTGAACAGTTCGACGGCGGGCAGCGCACGCGGAGCATGA
- a CDS encoding D-Ala-D-Ala carboxypeptidase family metallohydrolase: protein MKSAGSRLAKGECRFVTAALLSIFLASCSSTVDPTLSVGMPGYNATDLTPASSAAFAGESAAAAEPQQLMSAEGDTDLPDQVAFMPAQKPSTSVAAMEAVNGEAAHTLQAQAAALGQTQAPQETAPAAETPAVATATEPVPDAKPVQTASVQTAQPAEVQQKPVEFFVTATEPPQQPAPQKKKGFLASFFGASSASASPAAKSNPVVPAQTAAKPVVTLASTGAAKPVIASASATRSNFSGDSLPGVRQNALFEIKRKSGIDDDSDVDINEDEGPATYQVASAAGLARLAPNGLLKQTESVDVACLKPSLVRVLKSIENHYGKKLIVTSGYRDPSRNQRARGAKNSLHMYCAAADVQVPGVSKWELATYLRSMPGRGGVGTYCHTESVHVDVGPERDWDWRCRRRK, encoded by the coding sequence TTGAAATCAGCAGGATCGCGCCTCGCAAAAGGTGAATGCCGGTTCGTTACCGCTGCCCTCCTGTCCATATTCCTTGCTTCCTGCTCGTCGACCGTCGATCCGACTTTGTCTGTCGGCATGCCGGGCTACAATGCAACTGATCTTACGCCCGCATCCTCTGCCGCTTTCGCCGGCGAATCAGCAGCCGCCGCCGAGCCGCAGCAGCTGATGAGCGCCGAGGGTGACACCGATTTGCCTGATCAGGTCGCTTTCATGCCGGCGCAGAAACCCTCGACTTCGGTTGCAGCGATGGAAGCCGTGAACGGTGAGGCCGCGCACACGCTTCAGGCCCAGGCTGCAGCGCTGGGTCAGACACAGGCTCCGCAGGAAACGGCTCCAGCCGCAGAAACGCCCGCAGTGGCAACGGCAACAGAACCGGTGCCTGACGCAAAACCGGTTCAAACAGCCTCCGTCCAGACTGCACAGCCGGCTGAGGTCCAGCAAAAACCCGTAGAATTTTTCGTAACCGCCACCGAACCCCCGCAGCAGCCGGCGCCGCAAAAGAAGAAGGGCTTCCTTGCCTCTTTCTTCGGTGCCTCTTCAGCTTCAGCATCTCCTGCAGCAAAGTCGAACCCGGTCGTTCCGGCGCAAACCGCCGCCAAGCCGGTCGTAACGCTCGCCTCGACCGGCGCTGCGAAGCCCGTGATTGCCTCCGCGAGCGCGACGCGCAGCAATTTCTCCGGTGATTCCCTTCCCGGCGTTCGCCAGAACGCCCTTTTCGAGATCAAGCGCAAATCCGGTATCGATGACGACAGCGATGTCGATATCAATGAGGATGAAGGCCCGGCCACCTATCAGGTGGCTTCGGCAGCTGGGCTCGCCCGCCTTGCACCCAACGGCCTTCTGAAACAGACGGAGAGCGTGGACGTCGCGTGTCTCAAGCCTTCGCTGGTGCGTGTGCTCAAGAGCATCGAGAACCACTACGGCAAGAAGCTGATCGTCACTTCAGGATATCGCGACCCCTCCCGCAACCAGCGCGCACGTGGCGCGAAGAATTCACTGCACATGTATTGCGCAGCCGCCGACGTGCAGGTTCCGGGCGTCAGCAAGTGGGAGCTTGCCACCTATCTGCGCTCTATGCCGGGACGCGGTGGCGTTGGAACCTACTGCCATACCGAGTCGGTTCATGTGGATGTCGGCCCCGAGCGTGACTGGGATTGGCGCTGCCGTCGCCGCAAATAA